The following are from one region of the Candidatus Denitrolinea symbiosum genome:
- a CDS encoding uridylate kinase, which yields MPLNEDMRKLYRTLDAHIRVCYIQRMTGLTLLKLGGSLITDKDKPFTPRLDKLNALADEIASSWTSDRPLILGHGSGSFGHAAAKRYGTRDGLTPLVPAGRSPLLRSKRGETEGGAYWKGFAEVWFQASQLNRFVMEALRGAGLPAVALAPVSAVTARGPRVARWDLTPLRAALEAGLVPVVYGDVIFDEARGGTILSTEDLFAHLARELRPGRILLAGLEAGVWEDFPARTRLVRRVGLQSYEAMRAEIGASSSVDVTGGMSAKVGLMFELIREIPGLTARIFSAEEAGNLSRALAGEAVGTELGA from the coding sequence GTGCCGCTGAACGAAGACATGCGAAAATTATACCGCACGCTTGACGCTCATATCCGCGTGTGCTACATTCAACGCATGACCGGACTCACCCTCCTCAAACTGGGCGGATCGCTCATCACCGACAAGGACAAACCCTTCACGCCCCGGCTGGACAAACTGAACGCGCTCGCGGACGAGATCGCCTCCTCCTGGACCTCGGACCGGCCTCTGATTCTCGGACACGGTTCCGGCTCGTTCGGCCATGCCGCGGCGAAGCGCTACGGCACGCGCGACGGGTTGACTCCCCTCGTCCCTGCGGGACGCTCCCCCCTCTTGCGGAGTAAAAGGGGGGAGACGGAGGGGGGCGCTTACTGGAAAGGCTTCGCCGAGGTCTGGTTCCAGGCCTCGCAGTTGAACCGCTTCGTGATGGAGGCGCTGCGCGGCGCGGGACTCCCGGCTGTTGCCCTCGCGCCCGTCTCTGCCGTGACCGCGCGCGGCCCGCGCGTCGCCCGCTGGGACTTGACTCCGCTGCGCGCCGCGCTGGAGGCGGGCCTCGTCCCGGTCGTCTATGGCGACGTGATCTTCGACGAGGCGCGCGGCGGCACGATCCTTTCGACCGAGGACCTGTTCGCCCACCTCGCGCGGGAACTTCGCCCGGGACGCATCCTGCTGGCGGGGCTGGAGGCCGGCGTCTGGGAGGACTTCCCGGCGCGGACGCGGCTCGTCCGCCGGGTCGGCCTCCAGTCGTATGAAGCGATGCGGGCGGAGATCGGGGCCTCCTCCAGCGTGGACGTGACCGGCGGGATGTCCGCCAAAGTCGGCCTGATGTTTGAGTTGATCCGCGAAATTCCCGGGCTGACGGCGCGCATCTTCTCGGCGGAAGAGGCGGGAAACCTGTCCCGCGCCCTGGCTGGGGAGGCGGTGGGGACTGAATTGGGGGCGTAA
- a CDS encoding thioesterase, producing MSDKAFQDYYPDYFAVCYGCGSQNELGYQIKSHWDGDETVAYFQPKPYHTAIPGYVYGGLLASLIDCHGTGTAAAAGYRAENREMDSEPPLRYLTASLHVDYLKPTPLGPVLEVRGRVKEVKGRKVVIEEWITVNGEITVKGEVVAVQVPEQMVKDLLK from the coding sequence ATGTCCGACAAAGCCTTTCAGGATTACTACCCCGATTATTTCGCCGTCTGCTACGGATGCGGGAGCCAGAACGAACTCGGCTACCAGATCAAGAGTCACTGGGACGGGGACGAGACGGTCGCGTACTTCCAGCCCAAGCCCTACCACACGGCGATTCCCGGCTACGTGTACGGCGGGCTGCTGGCTTCGCTGATCGACTGCCACGGGACGGGGACCGCGGCCGCGGCCGGTTACCGCGCCGAAAACCGCGAGATGGACTCCGAACCTCCGCTCCGCTACCTGACCGCCTCCCTGCACGTGGATTATCTCAAGCCCACGCCGCTCGGCCCGGTCCTTGAAGTGCGCGGCCGGGTGAAGGAAGTGAAGGGGCGCAAAGTGGTCATCGAAGAATGGATCACGGTCAACGGCGAAATCACCGTCAAAGGCGAAGTGGTGGCGGTGCAAGTCCCCGAGCAAATGGTGAAGGATTTGTTAAAGTAG
- a CDS encoding pseudouridine-5-phosphate glycosidase translates to MDTLPAPFVVKDDVQRALKQNRPVVALESTVLTHGLPHPTNLALGRDMEAAVLADGATPATIGVLHGTVRVGLTDAELAELAQAAAAMKVSRRDFAAAVVKKASGGTTVAGTMFAADKVGIRVFATGGIGGVHREARFDVSPDLQALASTRMIVVCAGAKSILDLPSTLEMLETNGVPALGYGTDEFPAFFSRRSGFKTSARVDSPQEAADFARAHWELGMPSAVLVCRPISAEDEIPREEIDPVEEQASREAQERGIGGQALTPFLLQRVNELTDGKSMRANLSLLLGNARLAAQIAKAMIPPLKTRDL, encoded by the coding sequence ATGGATACCCTCCCCGCGCCTTTCGTCGTCAAGGACGACGTCCAACGCGCCTTGAAACAGAACCGACCCGTCGTCGCGCTCGAGTCGACCGTCCTCACGCACGGACTCCCGCATCCGACCAACCTCGCGCTGGGCCGCGACATGGAGGCGGCCGTCCTCGCCGACGGCGCGACGCCCGCCACGATCGGCGTCCTCCACGGGACCGTCCGCGTCGGCCTCACGGACGCGGAACTCGCCGAACTCGCGCAGGCCGCCGCGGCGATGAAGGTCAGCCGCCGCGACTTCGCCGCGGCCGTCGTCAAAAAAGCCAGCGGCGGGACGACCGTCGCGGGGACGATGTTCGCTGCCGACAAAGTCGGGATTAGGGTCTTCGCCACGGGCGGGATCGGCGGCGTCCATCGGGAGGCCCGCTTCGACGTCTCGCCCGACCTGCAGGCGCTGGCATCCACGCGGATGATCGTCGTCTGCGCGGGCGCCAAATCCATTTTGGACCTGCCGTCCACGCTGGAGATGCTCGAGACGAACGGCGTCCCAGCGCTGGGCTACGGCACGGACGAGTTCCCCGCCTTCTTCTCGCGCCGCAGCGGATTCAAGACCAGCGCCCGCGTCGACTCGCCGCAGGAGGCCGCGGACTTCGCCCGCGCGCATTGGGAGCTCGGGATGCCCTCCGCCGTTCTGGTCTGCCGGCCGATCTCCGCCGAGGATGAAATCCCCCGCGAGGAAATTGACCCCGTGGAGGAACAGGCCTCGCGCGAGGCGCAGGAGAGAGGCATCGGCGGTCAGGCGTTGACCCCGTTCCTGCTCCAGCGCGTGAATGAGTTGACGGATGGGAAGTCCATGCGCGCCAACCTGTCGCTCCTGCTCGGTAACGCCCGCCTCGCCGCGCAGATCGCGAAGGCGATGATTCCCCCATTGAAAACACGTGACCTGTAA
- a CDS encoding ribokinase yields MTLLLLGSSSLDVVGRLDSDLQPGASNPARIRASYGGVARNVAENLARLGQPVKLVSVVGMDRSGDELLEYTAAAGVDVSAVLRTELYPTGFYMGVLDPRARLRFAVDDMRVMSEFTPELLRQHVGLFEEASLVFVDGNLSEAALKTAFAMAKKAKVPICADPASAFLATRLKSRLDRLHFITCNVKEAAALTGHVFESSDPRAALEAARALLNLGADIALVTLAEFGVVYASAETNGHIPAIQTPILDPTGAGDALTATILFGLVNEMDLDDAVRLGVSAASLTLRHSGAVLPGLTLEKLYEQLVI; encoded by the coding sequence ATGACCCTCCTCCTCCTCGGCTCCTCCTCCCTCGACGTCGTCGGGCGGCTCGACTCCGACCTCCAGCCCGGCGCCTCCAACCCGGCGCGGATACGCGCCTCCTATGGCGGCGTGGCGCGCAACGTGGCGGAGAATTTGGCGCGGCTGGGACAGCCCGTTAAACTCGTCAGCGTGGTGGGGATGGACCGCTCCGGCGACGAACTGCTCGAATACACCGCCGCCGCGGGTGTGGACGTATCGGCCGTCCTCCGCACGGAACTTTACCCCACAGGCTTCTACATGGGCGTGCTGGACCCGCGCGCCCGCCTGCGTTTCGCCGTGGACGACATGCGCGTCATGTCCGAGTTCACGCCCGAACTGCTTCGCCAGCACGTCGGCCTCTTCGAGGAAGCCAGCCTCGTCTTCGTGGACGGCAACCTGTCCGAAGCCGCGCTCAAAACCGCGTTCGCCATGGCAAAAAAGGCCAAGGTCCCCATTTGCGCCGATCCGGCCTCCGCGTTCCTCGCGACGCGCTTGAAGTCCCGTCTCGACCGACTCCACTTCATCACCTGCAACGTCAAAGAAGCCGCGGCCCTCACTGGTCACGTCTTCGAATCGTCCGACCCGCGCGCCGCGCTCGAAGCCGCGCGCGCCCTGCTCAACCTCGGCGCGGACATCGCGCTCGTCACCCTGGCCGAATTCGGCGTCGTGTACGCCTCAGCCGAGACGAACGGCCACATCCCCGCCATCCAGACCCCGATCCTCGACCCCACCGGCGCGGGCGACGCGCTCACCGCCACCATCCTCTTTGGCCTCGTCAACGAAATGGACCTCGACGACGCGGTGCGCCTCGGCGTCTCTGCCGCCTCGCTCACCCTGCGCCACTCCGGCGCCGTCCTCCCCGGACTCACGCTCGAAAAACTTTACGAACAACTGGTGATCTGA
- a CDS encoding histidinol phosphate phosphatase — protein sequence MTQKPLFSVEFHSHTSASKDSLLRPADLVAAARRKGIDRVVVTDHNSIAGALEAKRLDPGRIIVGEEIMTTRGEILAAYVTEEVPAGLSPRETIRRLREQNAFISVSHPFDRFREGGWTREDLTEILPLVDAIEAFNSRCMFPRFNAEAEEFARRNGVPRTVGSDAHAAFELGRSLLEVEPFEGPDELRAVVRRGSARVKWSPPWVHLASRYASIHKRIRRKA from the coding sequence ATGACGCAAAAACCTCTCTTTTCTGTAGAGTTCCACTCCCACACCTCCGCCTCCAAAGACTCCCTCCTCCGCCCCGCGGACCTGGTCGCGGCGGCGCGGCGGAAGGGAATCGACCGCGTCGTGGTGACCGATCACAACTCCATCGCCGGCGCGTTGGAAGCGAAACGTCTCGACCCCGGGCGGATCATCGTCGGCGAGGAGATCATGACGACGCGCGGGGAGATCCTGGCCGCGTACGTGACGGAGGAGGTCCCGGCGGGGCTTTCGCCGCGGGAGACGATCCGCCGCCTGCGGGAGCAGAACGCGTTCATCAGCGTATCGCATCCGTTCGACCGGTTCCGCGAGGGAGGCTGGACGCGGGAGGATTTGACGGAGATCCTCCCGCTCGTGGACGCCATCGAAGCGTTCAACTCGCGCTGCATGTTTCCGCGCTTCAACGCCGAAGCGGAGGAGTTCGCGCGTCGAAACGGAGTCCCGCGCACGGTCGGGTCGGACGCGCACGCGGCGTTCGAGCTGGGGCGGTCGCTCCTCGAAGTCGAGCCGTTCGAAGGTCCGGACGAGTTGCGGGCGGTCGTCAGGCGCGGAAGCGCGCGGGTGAAATGGTCGCCGCCCTGGGTGCATCTCGCCTCCCGGTACGCGTCCATTCATAAAAGAATTAGAAGGAAGGCTTGA